The genome window TAAGGCTTGCTTGAACAGCCGCGAAGTATAAAACCGTTCGTACCACGGCCTCGTGGGGAAAGAACCCCACGGGTTTACCCGTGGAAGGATGTCAGAAAAGTATTATATCATGAACACGTTTCGTTCGCACTACTTCTTCGGCGGCCTGAACCCAGCTGCCTGCGCTTCCGCCTCCGTCTTGAACCATCTCTCTGCCTTCGTTCTATCGTACCACGGATCACCCGGTATGTGGTATATCTTCTCGCCTTTGCTGTTGATATTGCCTTTAATCAGGCCTCTTCCGCTGGAATCCACGTACACTTTCCCCGGCTCTCCGTAGTACCCGTACGGCAGGCTTTGTACCGTGCTTGTAGAAGGTTTTGAGGAAGATGTATTTGTACTTCCGCTCTTGTTTCCCGGTG of Caldanaerobius fijiensis DSM 17918 contains these proteins:
- a CDS encoding sunset domain-containing protein → MYVDSSGRGLIKGNINSKGEKIYHIPGDPWYDRTKAERWFKTEAEAQAAGFRPPKK